One window from the genome of Elaeis guineensis isolate ETL-2024a chromosome 5, EG11, whole genome shotgun sequence encodes:
- the LOC105044484 gene encoding uncharacterized protein — protein MREGERIVVECNQLGQPIKKAACLLTSFLGTVARRPQLCPLGYVKWNDMLPTYKVELLRVIESKFVLPPSTHDFVMKSLNRKWKEYRAQLKKDYMRQGMTEEEVAKNCPPDVPPHQWMELVHYWFSERAQTYSAIGRAARAAQSVPHTSGSKSYARLRQEFEDEHGRESGQVEFYRMTHTHQDGTFVRDESRDLYERATSLIAERDDESAASTQQSRIEAEVFTELMGPECYDRVRGYGVGVTPTQLSEVSRYTQHAAADAQDSRVHRLEAEIQEIRQSRAAEMEEMR, from the exons atgcgtgagggcgagaggattgttgtggagtgcaatcagctaggtcagccaattaagaaagctgcctgcttattgacttcatttttggggactgttgctcggaggcctcagctatgtccgttgggctatgtaaaatggaatgacatgcttccaacgtacaaagttgagctcctccgagttatagag agcaagtttgttctccctccatccactcatgattttgtaatgaagtctctcaaccgcaaatggaaagaatatagagcacaattgaagaaggactatatgagacagggtatgacagaggaggaggttgctaaaaattgtcctcctgatgtaccccctcatcagtggatggagttggttcattattggttctccgagagggcacag acttattctgctattggtagagctgcacgagcagctcagtctgttcctcatacatcggggtcgaagagttatgcacgactccgacaggagttt gaggatgagcatgggagggaatccggacaagtggagttttaccggatgactcatactcatcaggatggtacttttgttcgagatgagtcgagagatttatat gagagggctacatctctcattgcagagcgtgacgacgagtccgcagcatctacgcagcagagccgtatcgaggccgaggtgttcacagagttgatgggaccagagtgctacgaccgagtgaggggttatggagtaggagtcacccccactcagttatctgaggttagtagatatacgcagcatgctgcagcagatgctcaggattcacgcgttcacagactcgaggcggagatacaggagattagacagagtcgtgccgctgagatggaggagatgcgatag